From Clarias gariepinus isolate MV-2021 ecotype Netherlands chromosome 1, CGAR_prim_01v2, whole genome shotgun sequence:
acaagtaaacacaaaatgcagtttttaaatgatggtttttattatttaggaagaaaaaaaatccaaacctacatggccctgtgtaaaaaaaaagtaattgccccctgaacctacagtaataactggttgggccacccttagcagcagtaactgcaatcaagcgtttgcgataacttgcaacgagtcttttacagcgctctggaggaattttggcccactcatctttgcagaattgttgtaattcagctttatttgagggttttctagcatgaaccgcctttttaaggtcatgccacaacagctcaataggattcaggtcaggactttgactaggccactccaaagtcttcattttgtttttctttacccattcagaggtggatttgctggtgtgttttgggtcattgtcctgctgcagcacccaagatcgcttcagcttgagttgacgaacagatggccggacattctccttcaggattttttggtagacagtagaattcatgggtccatctatcacagcaagccttccaggtcctgaagcagcaaaacaaccccagaccatcacactactaccaccatattttactgttggtatgatgttctttttctgaaatgctgtgttactttaatgccagatgtaacgggacacgcaccttccaaaaagttcaacttttgtctcgtcggtccacaaggtattttcccaaaagtcttggcaatcattgagatgttttttagcaaaattgagacgagccataatgttctttttgcttaaaagtggtttgtgccttggaaatctgccatgcaagctgtttttgcccagtctctttcttatggtggagtcgtgaacactgaccttaattgaggcaagtaaggcctgcagttctttagatgttgtcctggggtcttttgtggcctctcggatgagttgtctctgcgctcttggggtaattttggtcggccggccactcctgggaaggttcaccactgttccatgtttttgccattcaTGAATAATGGCGCTCACTGaggtttgctggagtcccaaagctttagaaatggctttataacctttaccagactgatagatctcaattacttttgttctcatttgtccctgaatttctttggatcttggcatgatgtctagcttttgaggtgcttttggtctacttctctgtgtcaggtagctcctatttaagtgatttcttgattgaaacaggtgtggcagtaatcaggtctgggggtgactacagaaattgaactcaggtgtgataaaccacagttaagttattttttaaggggggcaatcactttttcacacagggccatgtagattttttttttctccctaaataataaaaaacatcatttaaaaactgcattttgtgttcaattatgttatctttgactaatagttaacggtttttgatgagcaaaaacatttaagtgtgacaaacatgcaaaagaataagaaattaggaagggggcaaataattttttacaccactgtaatacatttttaggcatatgtataattagttttaaaaaaacattttataattattatatagtaataatttccTATCTGtgcatttaagtttttttttagattgcttACTGTGTAACCATTTCTCACGGCTCAGCTTTCCCCTGAGTGTTACTAATCAATGAGCTGTAATGTTATCTGACGTGACCAATTCACATTTCTAAGCCGTGACAGTAATGTATTGAGTTATTGATCTTCACTTCAGTCTCAGTTGATCTGCTGTTAGATAAAGTGATTATACTGTAGTCATAAATTGCACAACATCAGGGTCGTTCAAGTACCAAAAGTCAGTTTGTTGTGACAGGACTGACTCACTATGAGCTCACCAGATATTCATTTTGCTTTTTGATGACATGCATTGGCATGGGTACATGTAAAGCTCTAGCAGGACCATGACCATGGGAGACATTTTCGACATACTCATATCTGATACTCATATGACCAAATGTGTGTGAACACCCGATCATTACACCCATACACGATTCTTCTccaaactacagtatgtgttgccACCATGTTTAAAGCACACAGCTGTAtgaaatgtctttgtatgctgtagctCCAGGAAGACAATGGTGTAAAAGGTTGGCTCAACCTCACCGAACACCTTTGAGAACTGGATCTTCAGCCTTCTCAAGGAACTTATGCTCTTGTAgatgaatgaacacaaatcctCTCTTCCATGATTCAACATCTGATGGGAAGAAGATAACCGTGGCGCGTATTAAAACAGCAAAGACAGGACTACATCTGGAAAGGAATATCCAGTAAGCAAATGAAGTGACTCAGATGATTAGGTGTCCGTAAACTTTTGGCCAATTTACAGGTACGTTACACTGTATGTGTACCACTACACTTGATGGAACCTGATGCTGCCTTCTGCTCCATCAAGGTGCAGCATTTTGTGttctgcttttctgctcaccatggttgtaaagagtggttattcAAGGCTTTGTCAAAGCGAGAACCAAAACTGTATCACTGTAGCTGTATTTTTTAGCATCTGAAAGCTTTAAAGCATCCCAGATACAGTGTACAGCTGGGAccataaattttggaacaaaattgttgtttgtttgttttgctatttgttgttttctgtatgttaattttcaaacaaaacttaaattatactaAATATAAGAGCAACAACTTtccggaaaaaaaacaaaaaactttttgacacaagtgtggcattaaccattcaggaGTTACAgccattttatacatttatacaccaATAAACTCATCAGAGAGATAGAAAACCATTTGGAAGTGGCCATTGCAACAGTTTGAAACattcataaaaagaaagaattataTGGCGAGCTCAGCAACAGCAAAAGGACTGGAATGACTGCGGCCTCGATCATTCGCAATGTTTTTCTTAGAACCAAACTAATAATTTTTGCATGAAatttgagagagaaaaaaacgcaAATATcctctgtaattttttttgtggcgATATATAaattttcatgtgttttaacGCTAAGAACAATATCATTGACTAATTTactaacattaatattaatataaattcaaGCTAAAtgtccatataaaatataatatcgtataatttttttggtactgtagaagaaaaacaaagcaaCCGTAGAGAAAAAACGCAGCTCGTGAtggtgaattattattatataccatATTCACTTTACAGTACTGAATCCTAAGAAAACACACATGAGTGACATggatattttacattctagcactATGAGAGACACAGCAATACAGTACCTTTATTATACAGAGtttacctttatttttatttttattttaagagtaatgtattaagctgagattgaaaaaaaattaaagggttTTGTGAGCATATTTAGGGTTTACACTATAAAAATAGCCATTTATAGtataggcatttattttgattacatCCAAGCTGCTCTAGTGACGAAACACCTGTGAATTTTAAAGGTGGATTACGTCAGAAATCTGATAGTGAAAAGGAACACTATTGAACCAGTATGAACGCTCATGAACATAAAGGCCAGAATAAACTTTGCTGGAGAAGTTTCAGAAATTTTTGGACCGATTACACCAAAATCAGcttgtaccaaaaaaaaaaaaaaaactatggagAAATATGGAAAAAGTATGGAGGAACTTTATAAGACTTGCGAAATAGAGTGAATTTGGTGGCACCACTGGTTGAAGCGATGGGAAAAACCCCTACAGTTACAGCAGCACTGGATGCTCCACTTCCAGTCATGGAGGATAAGCACTGGATCTACCACTAGATGTCAGCTTTTCATAACAAATCCCATCCAGCATCTCCTGGCTTCCCAAACATCTTAGGCAAGAAGAGGAGAGGCTGCAATCATAAAACAGCTGGATGCGGCGAGCGGATGCACGACTGGCAGCTGCAGAGGATTCCTCTCTCGTGTTTATCAGGTCAGTTGCTGCTTATCATTAGTATTATTGCGAAATAAAGAGAGATCTGTTAAAGTGGGGAAATGAATAGGATTATTGTGATCACAGGAGGCTTCCTGTGAAGGCTCGTATTCGACTCCATCACACTAACAACCACATGCACGATGCCTGAGAAGACAAAATATAACCTGGTGGACGACAGCGATGACAGCTTCCAGTGCGGCATCGCCTTCCAGGTGAAGGTGCGTGTGACAGGATAGTGTTACTGACGAGGCTCTGATATGCTAAATGTCTATGTGTGTTAGCAGGTCATATTGTACTGTAGACGTGAGTGTAAGCGATATACTCAAGTCCCCATTCTCCTTCATCCCCTTCTAGTTTATTGGCACTTTGGACATTGTGCGTCCCCAAAGCAGACTGGACATCCTGGCAGCCATGAGAAGGGTCCGGGTAAGACGGTTTAATCCTCAATCAAATTTTAATTTAGGAATTTAATTGTTGAAAATGTTGTTTTCTTCACTTGTCAATCAAGTGTAAGAAATTATTCTTAAAATTGATGATTTTatctacagtaagtgtgtgatataaaattgcttttctataaaattttatttgtatcttaaacattttttcctATATATTCTAAAACTTAATAATGTATtgattgtatttaaattttcactgttttttttttatttattttaatatttttccacaattttttttaatcatgaatCAATGCTTTATAATATAGTAATGGGGGGCGGAattattagatagatagatagatagatagatagatagatagatagatagatagatagattctgaagttttatgaatttatgggtttttttataaattttacaaagcatgttttatataatcaaaccctttgaaaaaaaatattttccaataatttggaaaagttttttttatggctgtctaaatttgaaaaaaaataaagataaaaataaatatttaaataagaataGAATATACAAGGATTATACGTGACAATCTAgaaatttaagaatttaattttttaattaagaaaacggaaataagaaaatgtttatagcattatacattttattaatatacaaataaataaaataaatttttaaacaaaataatcagttggttttaaaaatatcaaatatctttaattgcccttgtaacaatttatttttaagaaattaatttttttttttcatatttggaTATTAATCCGTTTTTAAATACTACAGCAGGAATCTAATACTGTATACTCATAATGTCGAACACTTCTAATACACTAAACAATTTTCTcctatacaataaaataaatagtgcTGTGTTGCTACAATTACAGTCtaaatatgcattaaaaaattattaactttaaatattctaaaaggTACGGATAGTGGTACTTCCCCACTCCCCTCGACAGGGTACATTTTATTCACTGATGATCCACTGCTTCCTGTTttactcatcactcactcagaCAGTCACAAGAATGACAAGAAAGATATAGTATAAAAGATATATTTTCCCTATTTCTCATTTTCATTAATGTATTTAAGTCTCCAAGtaaaagcaagaaaaacatGCACATCACAGTGACTGTGAGATAAGAACCTATTCTTTTTCCGAGCGCTTCTAGCCAAgggcatacatttttattttggacTTGCTCCAGTGCCGTCGGCTTATAGATTTATGGCAGCAGCATTGCACCAGTTTGCTCTGACAACAAAAAcctttccattttttatttttgtttccctAATAGACAGCCTGGGTTCATCTGGTTAAAAACATGTCGCTCTATGCAGGGAGCTGAAAATCATTAATCAAGGAGCTCATGCTGATTTTCTTGACAAgacgaggggaaaaaaattgtttttcgcCAGTCTTTGGGTTTTTCATTACTCGGCTcaaaaaaatctgctttgtACCAGACAGAAATAAAGTTAGAAGGGATTTCTGCTGTTGATGTGTACACACATTCATGGCATGCTGGCTTATTATATATCTGAGGAGTTGaaggccttgcttaagggcccaacaggaacAACTAGGCAATAGTGGGGTCCGAATCTGCGACCTTCCACCCTGTAGTCCAATGAGCTACTGTTGACCAGGTTATATAATATGCCATCTTTCTTTCTGTGTTTTTCCTTCAGTATGAGTTCAAAGTAAAAAACATCAAGAAGATGAAAGTCAGCCTTGTCGTGGCGGTGGATGGCGTCAAAGTGGTGttgcataagaaaaaaaaggtcttaaaaggcactttctgattttttttttttatattccatATTTGTAAcccttatttttattattactgtaatgCTACGTATTTTCCCTAGAAAAATGCATACAGCTGGGATGAAAGTCATGTAACACTGGCACAGGATCCAATATACAGGTAAGAATTGTATTGATAGAGCTCAATCATTTCTGATCAACAAATTAATCATTATCTGTGATCCTGATGAGTATAAGAACCCAGGTTCAAGTTCTGATCAGGATCTGACAGTAATGATGATTGCTCCCTTATTCATGTTACTTCATGTTCCTAGTTCCAGTTGTTCCTGCATGATGATACGCTGTGCatcttttaaatacttttttttttttttgcagctttaATGTTGAAAAAGTAAACCACAATCAGAACGACGTGTTGAATTGTGCAATCGAGGCACGGTGCAGAACAAATTCCTCTATGTGAACACAAACCTGCCACCTTTACAAAGGGCCAAATTTGGTTCTTGGTCTGGACTTGAGTGTGAAAAtgcctttaaaaatgttttcccACTAAGAttagacttttattttaaatcgtTCTGATAAGTGATAATACTGTTATTAAATCCTGGAAAGGAAACTCAAGCTCGCTCCAGGGAAAAGAAAGTAGTGTTGTGAGATAAGAACATCTTTCCAGGGTCCAGATGCAAGATAGTGAAAACAGAAGCTGTTCTTGAACTTCCAATTTCTTCTCTTATTCAGCATTAATCAGGGCATAACTGTAGGttcattcattattaaaattacacaaagtaATGACTTAgcaaataatacataatacttTACTACAATTGGAAAAAACTACAAGGAGAAGGAGGATATGGGGTAGTGAGCAGGTTTTATCTGCCACAAGTCCATATAGTCTATAGGCAGTTCTTTTAAtcttaatttaataatgaacGCTGAACGGACCAATAAGGTCAGGCTACATGGCGAATGGAGATGTGGTCTAGCtttcttatataaaataaaagctagTTTCCATTTGAAATTGGTTTTTGCAACATCCAATATAATTGTTTAGTTCGTTTCACCCCTGTGCAAGTAACTAAATACCTTGCAAAAATTGATGCCATGGCGATGTACGTGGGTAACACACAATTTTTTCATATGCATCCAattgtattatatgtattttttccccattcCCAGAATATTCTACGTCTCCCATGACTCCCAAGACCTTAAAATCTTCAGTTACATTGCAAAAGATAAGAAGAGCAACGTATTCCGCTGCAACGTGTTCAAATCCAAGAGAAAGGTCAGTCAGCTAGTCACAAGTTATCGTGTAATCGAGGTTGGATACTGAAGTTTGGTAGAACGTGGACACATTTCcttatattatttattcaagCTTCATGTAGAAATGTTGTAGAATTGCGAAGTctgcaatttttaaaaagaaatgtagaatgtaaaaatatGAGTACTGTATAGTCCCATTTATCAACAATGAATGCAATTGTACTTAATTGTGTTCATTTCTCGTCTTTTCCCTTCTCTTGTGTTAGAGTCAGGCTATGAGAATTGTGCAGACAGTCGGCCAGGCGTTCGAGGTTTGTCACAAACAGAGCCTGGACACTGTAGATGGTAAGGCTATACTCTAAAACAATTGTCACAATAATATCTTTTGTCGATAATTTTGTTCTCTACAACAAATGTACCTTTGATTCATCAGATCAGTCAAAACAAATTGGTTTAGGAGATGGAGTTTATGGACAGACTTTGGTATAACCTCAGTGGCAGAGACCATTCTGATTCTGATGGAACATGAAAAGATATGGACTATATAGATCATAATTAGCTTTACATTTGACCATGTACTTAGataccaaactgcactagaggaATGCCTGTAGGAGGTCTCAGGAGTATCAAATGGCAGACTTCTGGTCAGACAGGGGCCAAAGAGAGTACGTTCCATGGTGTCCATTCTTATCCAGAAAGGGCTGGTATgggtgcagttttttttttattcctttcacCTAAGAAAGACTAGTCCTAAGCTTTCAGTTTATTGAACTGGTTAAACTGGTGGAATCAGGGTACTTGATTGGAATGAAAACCTGTACAGGCACAAGGTCATTGTAGATAAGATCAGACAGCTCTGTTTTACTGATTCCACTGTGCTACTGACGAGATGTTCGAGATGTTCATATTGGAATTGAGGAAGATATGATTGGTTTGGACAAATTAAAACCAAgatataaaatattactttgAATTTTACTTTCATTACTTTACTTTTCCTTGAAATATTactttgttaattttgtcattacttcaatatactgtaaatcttttgctttttagttttttgctgCAGAACAGGTAAGGAGGTGATACCAATGCTTAAAAATAGATAACGACTCGATAGAGGGTGCAATTAATAATCGATACCAAGCTCTCCAAAAGTCGCAACAAATTTGGATGAGTGGATAGGGGGTATCAGCTACAGCTGTAAGAAGTTGTGGCCAGAAGGCTGTCAGTGCCTGTCAGTACCTGTTGTTAACCTTAGGACACTCTGGTGGATACCACTGGTAATGAAAGCTGTCAGGTCAAAACAGGAAGGCGATTCTTTCCACATAGAAAGTCCTCCTGATTCAGTTGAGAGGTGTAGGAGAATTAAATCCTTTTAACCGTATTCGTCCAGCACAGTTTTGCTGAATTGTGTTGGCAGATTGGTTGGTGAAGTGCGAGGAGGAGAGGGGAGAGgacggggaggaggaggaggaggaggacactGGAGATCCTGATACCACTCAAGACGAGACGACGCAAAAGACCGATGTAAAGGTATTGCCGTGATACACATTGATAAGCATGCGTACAGGAAAGCGTAGGTGTTTTGTTATCTTCTGCTCTCGAAGCTGATCCATCTCAAGGGTGTAACAAGTGATTCAAtcgaaatgtacagtatttgcatgattttatgcatcgCACTGCTGATTggctataagtaaaaaaaaaaaacagtttcaaaGAAATCAATTTGGATACCAGATATGTGGGATTTAGATGCTTTTTTGAGTGCTGTAATGAATTATGTAGCCTACAGCATAAATGTTGTATGTTGTTTTAGCATCTCTATCAAAcctataatgaataaaatatatacaggcTGCATATCGTGAGCTCTCCTATATCTGAGCTTTTACATTATCAGGCTGTTGACACTCCgtgactgatttatttatatataagaaaatattGCTTATCTCAAAGTTAATTTCCAAAGATTTATTTcaatctaatttatttattttatctgatAAATAAGAAGCTTTTCCGTTATGTAATATCTAATATACCAcgagaaaaaatataataatgtggCATCCGAAACTACACAGTTCATTGTTTTCTTAAAACTCAAAAGACAAACCACTGGAAACAAGTCGATCGATTTCCTGAGGCTAAAATCAATGAGTACATTTTATGAATTAAGTCTTCTCAGGTCTCTGAAGATGCTGTGGTTGAAATTGAGCCGTCAGGACTGTTGTCTCCGGTCCCAGAGCACCTGTCACTGAACCACCGGGTCCAGCTTCTGAAAAAACAGCTCAAACAGCAGGAACAGAAGAGCCAGGCTGCATCAGCACaggcaagcacacacacagaaccaatTAATATTCAATTAAACATCATTCATTCTAAAGTCAATTAATGCTATGGCTTCACTTACTTTTGATCCCAAATGTATCCCCAGCAACATCAACAAAATATTTGGATTTTGatgaataaaagttttaaaaagtataCACCAACAATGAACCCATGGGATGCACCCGACAATCAAGTCGATGGGGGTTTGTATTTAATGAAGCTACCAATGGATCCCAGTATCATGCCTATAATAACACAGTTGACATTGGGGTCATCCACAGGGCATCATTTACAGTTTCACCTTCTTGGACACCACAAATTTTGTGTTTCATTCTCTTTCAACCCACTATCTAGCTAACGTACTTCAATCATACAATGGGAAGAGTAAAGGGTAATGCCTTGCTTCCTTCCACACACATGAAGCCAGCTAGTTTCCTTGTATAGCAAGGCAGATTAACATGCTTAAATAACTAAGTGCACAGGTGTTCATGATTGACCCATCTCACTTCAGTTGACAAGGACGTTGGTTAATGCATACCAATCATATTGTAACACAGATTTGAACGTGAAAGCCCTCGGATTGGATAGGATGTCCACGTTTCCACATTTCAATTGGCATCCTTCCCTTGAGGCCCCTTGCCCCCTTGAGGAATACTCACCCTGTTAACAAAATCCATGTTAGTTGCCATTGAATCCTAGCCGGATTACACCAACAGGGTCTATGGGTAGTTTCCTGTCTGTATCTCTGTGGACATTCCCAGCAGTAAGTGACAGTGCACAAGCATGCATATTGAATGTACATGGAAGGATCGTGACCACACACCACTGTGGacattctacagtatatcaagCAGTATATTGACTTGAGCAAGTCTAGTGGAAAAAACGTAAAACTTTGCACCTCTGACCATTTCTGTGTCATCCATAttggacaatttttttaaatattatagtgTCTTTGTTGTTTGCTACTTTCAGGCTGTCCTGCTTCAACAGCAGCTGTGTTTGGAGGCACGGGCAAGAACAGATGCTCAAGTTCGAGCTCAGCAGCTCCTGCAGCAGAATGGCGAGCTCCTACAGCACCTCTCCATGCTAATCAAACACATCCAGGAGCTTGAACTCCGCACACACTCGTCCTCCTCCAACAGTGAGCTTCATTTCTATTTTTGATTACTAAAATACGCTTAGTATTTTTATCGATTAAAGCAACTTTATTGAATGTAACATTCTCCCGCTTGCAGTGGGATCTCAGGACAGCCTGTTGGAGATCGCTCTGAGAGACAACGTCCCTCGTTTCTCACCCTCGAAGAAGCCCAACGTGGTGCGTCTGGATCCGTTCGGCTTCTTTCCAGGACCGGCGGATGGTGAGAAGAAGCCAGAGCAGGACAGGGATTCAGGCCAGGGTCCAGACGATGAGCAAAGTGAAAGTTCTCCAACCGAGGCTCGCTTCTTCTGCACTTTGGAGCTCCCTGGATTCAGGGAATCGAGTATTGCATCCGGATACGAGTCCAATACAGACGAGAGTGATGATAGGGAGAGCTGGGGCCAATGAGCGATTGAAGATTGAAGTTCTGTAAGCAGAGATGGAGATACAATTAAGCTTCATATGGTTGGGAGTTTTGAGAGAAcggattaaattaattacaaatggATTTGGATTAGGACTGACGTTTATGACGTTAATGACTAAGAAGGATACGTGAAAGATAAACTATCTGAACTTTTTGTTGAAAAGTGTCTTGGAGGGACACTGCTGTTTTTTGATGAGAGAAAATACATATGGTGCAGTCCCAGTAAATGTTCCTAGACATGTTAATTTCACATTAACTACTGAAAATATTCATCCCACGTTAAACATAAGGCTTAAGGCTATCTTACTGCGCACGACGCACTGATGAGGCAAAGTGTCTGACTGTGGATTCCTCCCCAAATGGTTAAATCTTAGGAAAAATCACAAAATACCAAGGACATTGCCCTAATACAAGAGGAAACTATAACATAGTATTCTAGCGGACTTGATTTAATTATAGtagtaaatgaaaaacaaactttCAAAACTGAgttctatttgtttattttcatgcaCACTAGAAAAAATGAGAATCTCTAAGggtgcacattttttttgtcaattttttttagtctatttaataatatcaattgcaatttgttcataaataTCAAAGTATAATGGccctgaaataaaaaacataatgacattaaaacacaaaaacatttcacgaaaaaaagacaaacatttcatgaaagaaaaaaacgtcacaaaacacaaaatcatttcacaaaTATTGCCCCtactttttatgtaattttgtgttttgagaaatgtttttatgtttcaggacatgtttttgtgttttgagaACTGTCGTTTTGTTTTGTACTTCAGGTCCAACAAATCAGAGGCTGATTGAAAATGATCAAGATGATGGTGCAGGAAGTAACTACAGTTAAAATGAGAATCACTTGCTTAACTGTTATAGAGACTAAAATCACTGTGCTCGTCCGGCATCATCACtgtgtgacaaaaaaaacaaaaaaacaagcatacaATGGACAATAGTCCTGtgaatatttaaagcctttGATCTGTCTCTGCTATTACTGTCATGCTAATGATCTGAGCTTCCATGATGTCTACGGTGGACCTGCATGTACCTGCACTGCGTGAATTTTGTTTCGCTTGACTTTGGACATCCGCAATTTctgcatctactgtatattggaTGAAACACCAGTCGAACATTTCAGATTGGAGAATTACACTCTTTCTGGTccctattgtacaaaaataaatatgtacctTCAACCTGGACAAAGAGGACCGATATATTGTGTGGAAATTGACGAAATTATTGTGGAATTTATTTGCCATATTGTTTGTTCAGATTGTTCGTATCAGATACCACCGTCTGAGTGGATTAAGAAGAATGCAAATGCGTCTGGCTGgtttctttgtttctgttttgtaTTTAAGTTCGAGTATTCCTTGCAACGCTTCTCTAAAAGGCAACTCAAAAGACTCAAAAGAAATAGTATTCTAATTGTGTGCGTTTTTATTGCTGATGTAGTTCTCATGGCGGCCAGCAGGGTGTAAGAAAAAATACATCACTAACAGCTTTGTGAAAAGCTCCAGCTTATGCGTGTGGTATATCTGTAAACTCCTGGGAAACCCGTTCTCTTATTGAAGTGTTGCATGAGTGTGTATTTCGTCTATTTCTTCATGAGTCCAGTGTGTcctgagttattattattattattattattattattattattgttattagtacTCATGCTTACTGTCACATTTATCTCTGTGTTCATTTGTGGCTTTTTCAATATACTTTTAATTATTGCTCAGAGTGTTCTGATTAAACGGAAATTACTTACTAGTGAGAATATGTAACAACAATGCAAGTAGCTAAGATTAGAT
This genomic window contains:
- the nos1apb gene encoding carboxyl-terminal PDZ ligand of neuronal nitric oxide synthase protein — its product is MPEKTKYNLVDDSDDSFQCGIAFQVKFIGTLDIVRPQSRLDILAAMRRVRYEFKVKNIKKMKVSLVVAVDGVKVVLHKKKKKNAYSWDESHVTLAQDPIYRIFYVSHDSQDLKIFSYIAKDKKSNVFRCNVFKSKRKSQAMRIVQTVGQAFEVCHKQSLDTVDDWLVKCEEERGEDGEEEEEEDTGDPDTTQDETTQKTDVKSSQVSEDAVVEIEPSGLLSPVPEHLSLNHRVQLLKKQLKQQEQKSQAASAQAVLLQQQLCLEARARTDAQVRAQQLLQQNGELLQHLSMLIKHIQELELRTHSSSSNMGSQDSLLEIALRDNVPRFSPSKKPNVVRLDPFGFFPGPADGEKKPEQDRDSGQGPDDEQSESSPTEARFFCTLELPGFRESSIASGYESNTDESDDRESWGQ